The following are encoded together in the Capsulimonas corticalis genome:
- a CDS encoding HD domain-containing phosphohydrolase produces the protein MNAPLSADEYKRLTVLREVGIFDTPAEDVFDDITKLAAQICGAPIAAVSLIDKERQWFKSIIGLNVTETPRDQAFCAHTILQSDPLIVPNALADERFADNPLVTAEPNIRFYAGAPLLTSDGVALGSLCVIDRVARELSDEQIAVLQMLARQVAGRIELQRRVMIQDKLIQERSLAQSVLLQREEELTAIIEHAVEGIFLFDPSTRRVIKSNAAFRVMLGYTEEQMRQLTLYDIVGHVRSSIDRIVEALWQGKEVALSERQYLHKDGSVIVVEVSGRVITYEDELAVCVVVHNLTPQRVSEDARRAAEASYQSLFENAAEGIFQTTPQGRYLRANSALAQIYGYASPQQMIGEISDVSTQLYVAEDRRAEFTRLMTANGGVKHFDSQIRRRDGSVIWISESARPVFNDQGTLICYEGFVQDITDRKAWEMQREHDLIEAQFRADHDSLTELWNHRAFHRQAEQRIDETARGGGSLALIMIDIDNFEFFNTLYGHVTGDEVLRMVANRLQTICGFRDVAARFGGDEFALLLADIGFHSRGDLERELMEKLQDLTFCLQGLSMPIPITCSIGIVVCPADGGERLELLHLAEERLRRAKTGGADDTDADQMREYLHQAIDGFSMLDALVNAVDNKDRYTRHHSEDVMDHCLVIARELGMDEKFQHTLAVAALLHDVGKIGVPDAILRKPGNLTDVEYAAIKQHPQMGAAIVFAVPGLEATLDAIRHHHECYNGSGYPMGLRGEEIPLIARIMAVADAYSAMTMDRPYRKGMAIERAISILSAGTGEQWDGMCVDAFLRAKQRLATEENCFRLAA, from the coding sequence ATGAATGCTCCTTTGTCCGCTGACGAATATAAGAGATTGACTGTTCTACGTGAGGTGGGCATCTTTGATACGCCTGCCGAGGATGTCTTTGACGATATCACAAAACTCGCCGCTCAAATCTGCGGCGCTCCCATCGCCGCTGTCAGCCTCATCGACAAGGAGCGTCAGTGGTTCAAATCCATCATCGGTTTGAATGTTACGGAAACACCCAGAGATCAGGCATTCTGCGCGCATACGATTCTCCAGTCTGATCCGCTTATCGTTCCAAACGCCTTGGCAGACGAACGATTTGCCGACAACCCCCTGGTTACCGCTGAGCCCAACATTCGGTTTTATGCGGGAGCGCCGCTGCTCACCTCCGATGGCGTCGCCCTCGGTTCATTGTGCGTCATTGATCGTGTTGCGCGTGAACTGAGTGATGAGCAAATAGCCGTCCTCCAAATGCTGGCCAGACAAGTTGCAGGGCGAATCGAGTTGCAGCGGCGGGTCATGATTCAGGACAAATTGATCCAGGAGCGCTCCCTGGCGCAATCGGTTTTGCTGCAGCGTGAAGAGGAACTCACAGCTATTATCGAACATGCTGTGGAGGGCATCTTTCTCTTTGACCCATCCACGCGGCGTGTGATCAAATCCAATGCCGCGTTCAGGGTGATGCTCGGCTACACCGAGGAACAGATGAGACAGCTAACGCTATACGACATCGTTGGTCATGTCAGGTCCAGCATCGACCGCATCGTGGAGGCATTGTGGCAAGGCAAGGAGGTGGCGCTCAGCGAGCGACAATATCTGCATAAGGATGGCTCAGTGATTGTCGTGGAAGTCAGCGGACGGGTTATCACCTACGAGGACGAGCTTGCAGTCTGCGTAGTCGTGCATAATCTGACGCCGCAGCGAGTCTCGGAGGACGCCCGTAGAGCAGCAGAAGCGAGCTACCAGAGCTTGTTTGAGAACGCGGCGGAGGGAATTTTTCAAACGACGCCGCAAGGACGTTATCTCAGGGCCAATTCTGCTTTGGCTCAGATTTATGGGTATGCATCTCCGCAGCAGATGATTGGTGAGATTTCCGATGTTTCGACCCAGCTTTACGTTGCGGAAGACCGTCGAGCGGAATTCACACGTCTGATGACCGCCAATGGTGGAGTGAAGCACTTCGATTCTCAGATCAGACGCAGAGATGGCAGTGTGATATGGATTTCGGAAAGTGCTCGTCCCGTGTTTAACGATCAAGGCACGCTGATCTGTTACGAAGGGTTCGTGCAGGATATTACAGATCGCAAAGCCTGGGAAATGCAGCGTGAGCATGATTTGATCGAAGCTCAATTCCGAGCAGATCACGATTCCCTCACGGAGTTATGGAACCATCGCGCCTTCCATCGGCAAGCGGAGCAGCGCATTGACGAAACTGCGCGCGGCGGCGGATCGCTGGCCTTGATCATGATCGACATCGACAACTTCGAGTTCTTTAACACTCTTTACGGTCATGTCACGGGCGACGAGGTTTTGCGCATGGTTGCTAACCGTTTACAAACGATTTGCGGTTTCCGCGATGTCGCGGCCCGCTTTGGCGGCGATGAGTTTGCTCTGTTGCTGGCTGATATCGGCTTCCATTCTAGGGGTGACTTGGAAAGAGAATTGATGGAAAAGCTGCAAGACCTGACTTTTTGTCTCCAGGGCCTCAGTATGCCCATTCCAATCACATGCTCCATAGGGATAGTGGTTTGTCCTGCTGACGGGGGCGAACGCCTGGAACTTCTACATCTTGCGGAAGAGCGGCTTCGGCGAGCGAAAACGGGCGGCGCGGACGACACGGATGCTGATCAGATGCGTGAATATCTCCACCAAGCCATCGACGGCTTTTCGATGCTGGACGCCCTGGTCAACGCCGTGGACAACAAAGACCGCTACACTCGCCACCATTCCGAAGATGTGATGGACCATTGTCTGGTAATCGCTCGCGAACTTGGAATGGACGAGAAATTTCAGCATACTCTCGCCGTCGCAGCCTTGCTTCACGATGTCGGCAAGATTGGGGTGCCTGACGCCATCCTGCGCAAACCTGGAAATCTTACGGACGTGGAATACGCCGCCATCAAACAGCATCCGCAAATGGGCGCGGCCATCGTGTTCGCTGTTCCAGGGCTGGAGGCGACATTGGACGCCATTCGGCATCACCACGAATGCTACAATGGGAGTGGATATCCTATGGGCCTTCGTGGAGAAGAAATCCCATTGATTGCACGCATCATGGCGGTAGCGGATGCTTATTCCGCCATGACGATGGATCGTCCATATCGTAAAGGAATGGCAATTGAGCGCGCCATTTCCATCCTCTCCGCAGGGACAGGAGAACAATGGGATGGGATGTGTGTGGACGCCTTCTTACGAGCGAAACAGCGTCTAGCCACGGAAGAGAATTGCTTTCGTTTAGCAGCTTGA
- a CDS encoding GGDEF domain-containing protein translates to MVVLEFQRNELEKANAELEALATTDGLTGLKNHQAFQECLSEEVQRALRHGQSLSLVLMDVDHFKHFNDTHGHPAGDVVLKTVALILREVARDTDLTARYGGEEFVTILPETDIEGASALAERLRASIERHYWPLHPVTASFGVAALKHTDICGADIIARADRALYQAKAAGRNRVVVDG, encoded by the coding sequence ATGGTGGTGCTGGAGTTTCAGAGAAATGAGCTGGAAAAGGCCAATGCGGAGCTGGAGGCGCTGGCGACCACGGATGGGCTCACGGGTCTAAAGAATCATCAGGCCTTCCAGGAATGTCTATCCGAAGAGGTTCAACGCGCATTGCGGCACGGGCAGTCGTTGTCCCTGGTGCTCATGGATGTTGATCACTTCAAACATTTCAACGATACCCATGGGCATCCCGCTGGCGATGTTGTGCTGAAAACCGTGGCGCTTATTCTTCGAGAAGTCGCCCGCGACACCGACCTGACCGCAAGATATGGCGGCGAAGAGTTTGTCACCATCCTGCCCGAGACAGACATCGAAGGCGCATCCGCTCTTGCGGAACGCTTACGCGCTTCCATCGAACGCCATTACTGGCCTTTGCATCCTGTTACGGCTTCATTTGGCGTTGCCGCATTAAAACATACGGATATCTGCGGCGCGGACATTATCGCACGCGCGGACAGGGCGCTTTACCAGGCAAAAGCGGCGGGACGTAACCGTGTGGTCGTAGATGGATAA
- a CDS encoding IS3 family transposase (programmed frameshift), whose protein sequence is MPNTRKQYSAAFKAQVVLEALKETKTVAQLASEHQIHPNLLTKWKQEAIADLALVFERKNSQAKAQEAQEQKVEQLYQEIGRLTTQVNWLKKKLASNLTLNERLALVEREERHAMPLLWQADLWQADLLSVARSSLYYEPRLTREAEIAIKHRLDEWYTQRPCLGTRKLVTLLAQEGINVGRHTIRRYRAEMGLFTLYSAPNLSKPSGPDHKIYPYLLSGLCIDRPNHVWGVDITYIRLRGGFLYLVAFLDWFSRLVVAWELSDTLEIPFVLSCAAASLKSAVPEIVNSDQGSHFTSEKFTSQFLTAGARVSMDGRGRYLDNIFTERLWRSVKQEEVYLAHYETPREARQGLSSYLKFYNEVRPHQSLGNLTPAVVHAKPHQLLRKQPLQKGDSPP, encoded by the exons ATGCCCAACACCCGAAAACAGTATTCCGCCGCCTTCAAAGCCCAGGTCGTTTTGGAGGCGCTCAAAGAGACAAAGACTGTTGCCCAGCTTGCTTCCGAGCATCAGATTCATCCGAACTTGCTGACCAAGTGGAAGCAGGAAGCCATCGCGGATTTGGCTCTCGTCTTTGAGCGAAAGAACTCGCAGGCCAAAGCTCAAGAAGCCCAGGAGCAAAAAGTCGAACAGCTTTACCAGGAGATCGGTCGCCTCACGACGCAGGTGAACTGGCTGAAAAAAAAA CTGGCCTCGAACCTGACGCTTAACGAGCGCCTGGCCCTGGTCGAACGCGAAGAGCGCCATGCTATGCCGCTGCTCTGGCAGGCCGATCTCTGGCAGGCCGATCTGCTGTCCGTGGCGCGCAGCAGCTTGTACTACGAACCGCGTCTCACTCGGGAGGCGGAGATCGCAATCAAGCATCGACTGGACGAATGGTACACCCAGCGGCCGTGTCTTGGAACACGCAAACTGGTGACGCTTTTGGCGCAGGAAGGCATCAACGTCGGGCGACATACGATCCGTCGGTATCGTGCGGAAATGGGCCTGTTTACTCTGTATTCCGCTCCGAATCTGTCCAAGCCCAGTGGTCCAGACCACAAGATTTATCCGTACCTACTGAGCGGTCTTTGCATTGATCGACCCAATCACGTCTGGGGCGTAGACATCACCTATATTCGGCTGCGCGGCGGCTTCCTTTATCTGGTGGCGTTCCTCGATTGGTTCTCCAGGCTGGTCGTTGCCTGGGAGCTCTCCGACACGCTGGAAATACCATTCGTGCTGAGCTGCGCCGCCGCGTCATTAAAGAGCGCTGTGCCTGAGATCGTCAATTCGGATCAGGGCAGCCATTTTACGAGCGAGAAGTTCACGAGCCAATTTTTGACGGCGGGAGCGCGCGTCTCCATGGACGGACGCGGACGCTATTTGGACAACATTTTCACGGAGCGTCTGTGGCGCAGCGTCAAACAAGAAGAAGTTTATCTGGCCCATTATGAAACACCGCGTGAGGCTCGCCAAGGTCTTTCGTCCTATTTGAAGTTTTACAACGAGGTTCGGCCACATCAGTCGCTGGGCAATCTGACGCCCGCTGTTGTGCATGCCAAGCCGCACCAACTGCTCAGAAAACAACCACTACAGAAAGGAGACAGTCCACCTTAA